The candidate division TA06 bacterium genome has a segment encoding these proteins:
- a CDS encoding DUF255 domain-containing protein, giving the protein MRRTVLALIILLGVSSSAFSIDELPAPEDIVGASCGISYNALRPGMDFEFVIVGRVKEGWHINSNTPTDEMFVPTSVEFHLPEHFEVKKVTYPPGIFRKLSFSEKKLSVYEDEFIIRANASLDNSATPSEQDVEVVLTYQACNDQLCLEPVYRKLILPLSIVGPDVSIGESGFGVFEGEQENSSKTLGFGSKGLGLTFLFIFFGGLALNLTPCVYPMIPVTISYFGGQSHGSHRRLFMLAVAYLIGIAITYSILGLIAALTGSLIGAAMQNPIVLSFVALVLIALALSMFDVYTLKMPARMNSFAGSPKVGILGSLFMGLTLGIVIAPCVGPFVLGLLTYVGKQSNPLLGFWMFFTLAIGMGLPLVFLALVSGNIGKLPRSGEWMVWVKKVLGFMLFGMALYFLRTILPGSVYWTGMAVISLAAGVYLGWLDRIKGMGKPFSVFRKIFGVACVALFLWLVVAPGHTFVSIRPTARVEWLAYSDVVVKKAAHDGVPVIVDFTADWCIPCEELEEKTFSDPRVVGKMSRFLTVRVDLTKGSSDHAKELRGRYRVAGVPTVVFIGVEGKELPELRFVGFIRPDSLLGLMDKAIPK; this is encoded by the coding sequence TTGCGTAGAACGGTTCTTGCGCTCATAATTCTGCTGGGAGTTTCCAGCAGCGCCTTTTCTATTGACGAACTACCCGCCCCTGAAGACATAGTAGGCGCAAGTTGCGGCATATCGTACAACGCATTGCGCCCCGGAATGGATTTTGAATTCGTCATAGTTGGCAGGGTCAAGGAAGGCTGGCACATCAATTCCAACACGCCCACAGACGAGATGTTTGTGCCTACGTCCGTGGAATTTCATCTACCAGAGCATTTTGAGGTCAAAAAGGTGACGTACCCCCCGGGAATCTTCAGGAAGCTATCTTTCTCGGAAAAGAAGCTCTCAGTCTATGAAGATGAGTTCATTATTCGCGCCAACGCATCGCTTGACAACTCTGCGACCCCTTCTGAGCAGGATGTTGAAGTAGTCCTGACTTATCAGGCGTGTAACGATCAGTTATGCTTGGAGCCTGTTTACAGGAAACTGATTCTGCCCCTGAGCATAGTGGGGCCGGATGTTTCCATAGGCGAGAGTGGGTTCGGGGTTTTCGAAGGGGAGCAAGAAAATTCAAGCAAGACTCTGGGTTTTGGGAGCAAAGGGTTGGGCTTGACCTTTCTGTTCATCTTTTTTGGGGGCCTGGCTCTCAATTTGACGCCGTGTGTATATCCCATGATCCCCGTAACCATAAGCTACTTTGGGGGGCAGAGCCATGGAAGTCACAGAAGGCTATTCATGCTGGCAGTTGCCTACCTGATAGGAATAGCAATCACATACTCCATTCTCGGGCTGATTGCCGCGCTCACAGGCTCTTTGATTGGTGCTGCCATGCAGAACCCAATAGTCCTCTCGTTTGTCGCACTCGTTCTGATAGCCCTAGCACTGAGTATGTTTGACGTCTACACTCTCAAGATGCCTGCTCGAATGAACAGCTTTGCAGGTTCTCCAAAGGTTGGAATTCTGGGATCTTTGTTCATGGGTCTCACCCTGGGGATAGTGATAGCTCCCTGCGTGGGCCCGTTTGTATTAGGCCTTTTGACCTATGTTGGAAAACAGAGCAATCCGCTATTGGGCTTCTGGATGTTCTTCACGCTGGCAATCGGCATGGGACTTCCATTGGTTTTTCTAGCCCTCGTTTCAGGGAACATAGGCAAGTTGCCCAGGTCTGGAGAGTGGATGGTCTGGGTGAAGAAAGTTCTTGGGTTCATGCTTTTCGGTATGGCACTTTACTTCCTGAGGACCATCCTCCCTGGTTCGGTTTACTGGACGGGTATGGCCGTGATTAGCCTTGCCGCGGGCGTTTACCTTGGTTGGCTGGATAGGATAAAGGGTATGGGCAAGCCTTTTTCAGTTTTCAGAAAGATTTTTGGTGTGGCATGCGTTGCGCTCTTCTTATGGCTTGTGGTTGCTCCCGGACACACCTTTGTCAGCATTCGTCCAACTGCACGAGTCGAGTGGCTGGCCTACAGCGATGTTGTAGTAAAGAAGGCAGCGCACGATGGTGTTCCTGTTATTGTAGATTTCACTGCTGATTGGTGCATCCCCTGCGAAGAGTTGGAAGAGAAAACGTTCAGCGATCCCAGAGTGGTAGGGAAGATGTCCCGGTTTCTAACTGTTCGTGTCGACCTTACCAAGGGGTCGAGCGATCATGCAAAGGAGCTGAGAGGTCGGTATCGTGTGGCGGGTGTGCCCACGGTGGTCTTCATTGGAGTTGAGGGGAAGGAACTTCCCGAATTGAGATTCGTCGGCTTTATAAGACCAGACAGCCTTCTCGGTTTGATGGATAAGGCAATCCCCAAGTAA
- a CDS encoding TlpA family protein disulfide reductase — MKRVFLVVSVLLLALTVLSCACRKKQSGTPGNIEPGVRAPNFTLYDLDKNKVSLKSLRGKVVLLDFWATWCYPCRIEIPHFILLYEDYNSSGLEVIGIALDKGGASTVKPFAEKEGMNYTVLIGDASVAKDYGGINSIPTTFMIDKKGVVYSKYVGVPRDMGVFERDVKELLGK, encoded by the coding sequence TTGAAAAGAGTTTTTCTTGTCGTATCGGTCTTGCTTCTGGCGCTCACAGTGTTGTCATGTGCGTGCAGAAAGAAGCAGAGTGGAACACCCGGGAATATCGAACCAGGAGTTAGAGCACCCAACTTCACCCTTTATGATTTGGATAAGAACAAGGTCTCCTTGAAGTCGCTCAGGGGTAAGGTTGTTTTGCTGGATTTCTGGGCAACCTGGTGCTATCCATGCAGGATAGAAATACCCCACTTCATTCTTCTCTATGAAGACTACAATTCGAGTGGCCTGGAGGTAATAGGCATAGCGCTGGATAAGGGCGGAGCCAGTACAGTGAAGCCATTTGCAGAGAAGGAAGGAATGAATTACACCGTGTTGATAGGCGATGCTTCTGTGGCAAAAGATTATGGAGGTATCAACTCAATACCCACTACGTTTATGATAGATAAGAAAGGTGTTGTGTACTCCAAGTACGTAGGAGTACCAAGAGACATGGGTGTCTTTGAGCGAGACGTGAAGGAACTACTAGGCAAATGA
- a CDS encoding DUF1573 domain-containing protein codes for MMGGLDMRNLTLSRSRISILSAAAFLFLSGTIAFGQPRIKFAETVHDFGLVKEGESVTHVFRFQNLGDEPLNIPRVKTS; via the coding sequence ATGATGGGAGGTCTTGATATGCGCAATCTCACTTTGTCACGGTCCAGGATTAGTATCCTCTCTGCGGCCGCGTTCTTGTTTCTATCCGGGACAATCGCTTTTGGTCAGCCACGAATCAAGTTTGCGGAGACTGTTCACGATTTTGGTCTGGTGAAAGAGGGTGAGAGTGTCACACACGTTTTTCGATTCCAGAATTTGGGAGACGAGCCCCTGAATATTCCCAGAGTGAAGACATCGTGA